The DNA window CGCTCGGCGTTATCGCCGGCGAGTGCGACCATCTCCTCTTCAGTCTTGCCTTCCGATCGCGGGGCATGCGCATCGAGGACACCGTACCATACTCGATCAGGAATCGTCGTAAAGCGGTCGAGCCTGCCGCCGAGCACCCATCCGTCGCGTTCGACCTCGGGTGCGAACTCTATGACGACTACGCCCTCGGTACCCTTCTGTTCGATCCAAGCATCGAGCGCTTGGGCGGTGAGACGGGTCTTCCCAGTCTGAGAAGGGCCGACAATCAGGGTCGAACCGGAGAGTGGGAACGGCAGGTCGGTCATCTGATGGCTGTCTCTTCACGGGCATATTTTCCAAGGAGGACGAGAGTCGCGATCCCGAGGATGACGGCAAACGCTAGGACGATCCCCGACGCCGAATCGATGCCGCCTGCAATCTGTTCGCGAACGAAGTTCACTGCAAGCGCCCCCGAAACGAGAAGTAAGGCGAGCCCCCCACTGTTGGCGAGCGTCGAGTTCGACTCTGGCACTGCCTTGGAGTTCAGGAGATAAAGGACGATGGCGAGAGCAAACGGCGTTCCAACTGTTCCAAGCGCAAGGACGAGCACGAGCTGGCCGATAACTTCCCCACCGATGATGGCACCGGGAGCAGACAGCAGCGCGAATGCGGCGAGGAGTGTCCGGTACCGTGAGTCTTCGACCGTCGTGTTCCAGCCGAGTTTATCAGCGACGAGGAACGGTAGGACGATTGTATTTCCTCCGAGTGTTGAGACTGCCGCACCACCAAGCCCAAGAAGGAAAAGCCACTTGGCGCTCGATCCGACAAGCGGGCCGAGAGCCTGTGCCGCGCTCACGGTCGTCAGGTTGGGGTCGGTGAGCACACTGGCAGTAACGAGGAAGATCGCAACGCTGTAAATGCCAAACGCGACGAGCATCGAGGCGACGATATCGAAGGTTGCGAGGCTGTACTCACGGTCAGTCCACCCACGAGCGTGCATTGTGTAGGAATGCATCGTGATCAGCGTGATGTGAACCGAACCGCCGAGGATGCCCGCAGCCACAACCGCACTGCCGGAGGGAAGTGATGGAGAAAGTCCCTGAACGGCACTCCCTGGGTCGATCGGAACGACGGAAAGGGATGCGACGAATGCGAGGACGACCGCGGTAACGAGGATCTTCGCAAAAAATTCAATGAAACGATACCCTCGCCCGGCGAGACCGATGGCCAGAACCAGCGCCCAGATACCCCCCCATATTCTGGCGTCGATTCCCGTTATCGTCGACGAGACTGAAGCGACCGTCTTCATGATCACGAGCTGTGCGACGCCAGCTACAATCACCACATCGATGACGAGAATCCAGGCCCACCACTCCCCGAGATACTCCTCGACGATGCCCACAATTCCCCGCTCGGTGAGGAGTCCCAACCGCATTGCGAGATACTGCGCTAGTGCACCTGCGACCGCAGAGAGAATCACGACCCAAAGCAGGGCGTAGTTGAAGCGTGCACCCGCAGTGAGTAGACTCGCCATCGTCGCCGGCCCTGCGGCGATCGCCCCGGCAACCCACGATGGGCCCATCTCACGGAGGTAGTCGCGGACTGCTCTGCCCTCCGCGGTGGTCACAGTAGTCGGTGTTTCGTTCATACCTTGGTGGTATTACCGGAGAATAAAATACATACCGACTCTATGGACCGAGCAGGTCAATTGTCTCGGGGTGAGATCCCAAGCTGTTCACCCCCACTCTAACTGACGGATATCTCTAGTAATCACGACTACCTCGTAGCAAAATACGAGGAGAACGCCGAGAAGACTTCCCCAGAGAACGATCGCGAAAACCATCAGACCCATGACTGCCATTACTTACTCACCTCTACGTCAATGTCTGTGTCCACCGGCAAACCACCGTCGGTTGCCGGTTCATCGAATCTGCGAATCTCGTGGGAGAGTCGAGCTAAGTCGAATTTTTCGCTCGAAAATCGTGCGATAATCAACGTTAGCACGGTCGAGATGAGAAACGCGCCGGCGAAGGGAATCAAATACGTCGTGTCAGCCGCTGGGAGAGCATCTCCGAGCAATGAATCCAATACCTCGTGGAGGCCGAACGGGAAGGGGAAGTAAGCGCTCCCGGCCGCGAGTCCGGCGAGACTGCTCAGGAGGGCTCCCGTACCCGAGAGATGGCCACTAAACAGGCCGTAGACGAGCGGGAAGCCTACGGCGGCACCGAGGAGGTCGGCAACGAAAAAGAGGCGAAGGACACTCTGAGCGCGAAGGCTCACCGCGATTGCGGCGACCGCAATGACCACGGTAAACGCCCGCCCACTGAATCGTAGGGTTCGGTCGTCCGGGTTTTCGAGCAACCGCGGGAGATCGGCTGTCACGAGGCTCGACAACGCATTGAACAGCGTGTCGGCAGTGCTCATCACTAACAAGAGCGCTAGCAAGAAGACGCTGAGGACGACCCACTCTGAGACGGTGCCCTCGAGCAGAACGAAAAAGTCAATTCCAGCGTTATAATTCTCACTGCCGAATTGAGTGACGACATCGGCATTACCGACTGCGACGACACCGAGGAGCGTGGCCAAGAGGAGAACTAGGCCGTTAGCGATGGTCGCGGTGCGGAACCCTCGCTCAACCGTGTCGGATCCGCTGGCGGCGTAAATACGCTGCCACCACGTTTGATTGATGAGTTCCGCACCGAGGATCGCGAAAACCAGTGCAGCGCCGAACCTGATCCCTGGAACGAACCCGGGATCAAGGAGCGTGGAGTCAGCAGACACGATCCCCTCGTAAACGCCGTCGGTTCCGCCGAGTACGAGTACGATCGTGACGATGATCAGCCCGGAGGCCGCCGTAACCGGTGTACAGCAGGACAAATCCACCAACGAGAACCGCCGTCTGCCATTGAGGAACTCCCGCTACGTGGTGGAGCGCCAGCGAAATTCCGGTCAGCTCCGCGGCGAGGAACACGAACATATAAAGGACGCTAACGGCGATCACGAACGCGTACATCGCACCGCCGTACCGCACGTAGGCGTACTCAGTGAGCGAATGGCCTTCTGGAATCACCTCGCGGATCCACGGGCCGAGCTTTGAGTACGCGAGCATCGGAATGGCCTCACCGACCCCGTAACCCACCACGGCCGCGATTCCGTAGAGGGCGCCAGCTTCTGGGGCCGAAAGGAGAATCCAGACACCCATGGCCGAGGCGATGAGCGTGGCCGACGTTCGCCCTTCCCCAGTTGAATTGCGTGCAGTGATGAGATCCTCTACAGACTCGACCCTCCCATGTGAGAACCAAACCCCGATCCCGGTAAAGACCGCAAGCGTCGCGATCGTCAGTCCAAGCGCCACGGCAGAACTCACCATATCACTTCTCACCTCCTTCGACGTCCATCGCATCGTGGGGGTCGTATGCTGTCTCAAAAAAGGCGATCTCTAACGATACCGTTCGCCGGAAGAGTCGTTCGATCTGTCGCCGACGACGGGGTGAGGCGGCCTCGCCTTCTTGATTGAGTTCGTCGCGGAGCCACGACACGAAGCTCTCGAACCCCTCTCGTTGGCATGGAGGTCGATCCACTCCGCAAGGTAAAATCTTGAGGGCGATTCGCCTTCAACGGTATTGGCCCATTCCAAGTAGATCCACTCTGCGGGAAGGAGAACCGCGAGCGTCTCGGCATACCCGCCTTCCCTTGCGGCTCGCTCTAAGAGATCCTCGAACGCCTGAGTTTCGGGGGTTAATTCGGGATCAGTGTACTCAGCTTCTGGAACGTCGAGTGCCTCGAAGGAGCGCTCGAAGTAGTCGTTCTCGTCGGCGGTCAGTATCTCGAGAAAATCGACGAGTTGTGACTTCGATTCCATAGTCGGTGCGTCTCCAACGGTGTGTCCAAAGACCCCGACGAGCGTTCCGACGAAGGCGTAGTCCTATACTAGATACAGCTGGAAGACCTCATCGTCGAGGTCGTCGGTTCCGAGTTCGCGTGTGAACTGATGGGACGTCGCTTCCGACCATTCCGGTTGCGCACGTTCGCGAAGCCAGTCGGTGAATCCGGCCGTCTCATATACCTCCGCGTACTTCTCGAAGGTCTCGGGAACGCTGGCAACGTTGGTATCACGGCCAGTCATACCGACCATTCCTCCTGTCGCCAAGCGGCGTCCCAGAAGCGGTACTCGTAGCGAGCGGACGTTCGAAACAGGTTCCGAAAGCGCTCACACTCGACCTCGTTTTTATTCCTGGCCACATCGTCCATCAACTCCTTACACCACGTCGTGAGTTCCGTGAATTCATCGCCTGCGTATATCTCAATCCACGAAGCATACCGATCATCGTCCGGCAATCCTTTCTTTGCGAGTCGCTTTCCTGTCTCGTTGAAGCCCCACATACAGGGCAAGAGTGCAGCCACGAGATCACCGAACGTCCCCGTTGTCGCGATACGCACGAGGAAGTCGGTGTACGCCCTCGTAGTGGGTGATGGATCCGTAGTCTCCAGATCGCTCTCCGTGATATCGAACTCGGCCGCGTACTCGCGATGTAGATCCATCTCAGTGTTAATTGTCGAATCGAGGAGTTTGGCGAATGTACCCATCCATTCGAGATCAGGTGCCTTCGTCGCACCGTGGGCGAACACTCGTGCGTAGTCAATCAAGTAGATGTAATCTTGCCTGACCCAATACCTAAATGGCTCTTCATCAAGGGTTCCTGCCCCTAACTCCTCAACTATCGGATGCGCTACGATAGCATCCCAGATCGGTTCGGCCACTGTTTCGAGATCGCTGCTGAAGCTCATACCTAAATATGAGTGTTCCTCTCCAATATCATTTAGTAATATAATTGAGTGATTCGACGAGATCTCTTGATTTTTGAGACGTGCATCGGTTGAATAGTTTGCCTTCGACGTCGGTGCCCCCGGACTCGTAGAAGTTACCAACGAGAGCCACGAGAACCCCGCAGCCCACCAGTACACAGTTGCTATCGACGACGTGACTGAAGAACTGATGGCCTGCACGTGCCCGCACCACGTTCACCGGAACACCTGCTGCAAACACATGGCCGCCGTCGAACACGCAACTGACGATGGAACGCTCGAGGCCTTTCCCTCCGAGGACGACGACGATATCGAACCAGACAACTACGACTGTGACGGCCTCGGGGACTTCTCGTGCTGGCCGTGCGTTCGTGCGGGTCGCAAAGAACTGCCGAACTAACCACCCCTTCAGCTCTTTTTATCCATGACACGCTAGTGACGTTCTCGGATATCACCGACCAGCAAACGCTCACGGAAAGCACAGATGTAGCGATCAAACGTGATTAGTCCCCAGTAAAAGAGTGGACTACAGATATATATTCAGAATTCCAACTAAAACGCGCTTTCGAGAGATGCCAAGTACCGTGCACGGTCAGTTCCTATCATGTCCACTACCCGGCGAACAATTTTCCTCTACTACCTTTACCAGGCAACTCTCTCAAATGGTTTTTACCTTCCTGTCGGTATCATCTTTCTCCAACAACAACGTGGATTCGGTCTCGATATAATTGGCTTGACACAGGGGGCATTTGGACTCGCGCTTGTCTTCGCTGAAATCCCCACTGGTTATCTTGGTGATCGACTCGGCCGTCGGTCAACTCTCGCACTTTCCAGTGTTATCACCACTCTTGTCATGGCTTTGTACACCGTCATTACCACACCAACTGCCTATGTTCTTCTCTACATATTGTGGGCGATTGGATGGAGTCTTGAGTCTGGTACCGGATCGGCGTGGCTCTATGAGATCCTCTCTGAACGTCTTGACTCTGACGAGTTTGCGCGAGTTCGTGGCCGTGGCAGTACTGTCTCACTCCTTGTCTCAGCCATCAGTGCCGTCACTGCTGGCGTCCTAGTTACCGTAGCGTGGCCGCTACCGTTCGTTGCAGGTGCAACTCTCTCCGCTGCTGGTCTGCCTGTCCTTATGGCTCTTCCCATAGTGACTGTTGACACACGCCGTCTAACGCTTGTCGATGGTCTGCGGACACTCTTAACTACAGTTACCGCCCCTGGTCTCCGGTGGTTCATTGTCTATTCTGCCATTTTCTATGCACTCTTTGACGTTCTCCGTGCCTTCGAACAACCTGCTGTGACGGGTGTGGGTGTTCCGGTTGCTGCACTGGGAGTCCTCTATGCAGGCCTCAAACTGGTTTCTGCGTGTTCAGCTGCAGCGACCGGCTGGCTCGCCGACCGTGTCGGGGTAAGTGACTCGTTCCGTCTCCTCATCCCTGTTGTTGGCATTGCATTTCTTCTGGTTGGTGTTTTACCGGTCGTTGTCGTTCCGGTCGTTTTCCTTGTGCGGGCAATCCAGAGTATCGTCCAGCCGTTGCGGGCACAATATGTGAACGATCGGGCAGACGATATGGGGCGAGCCACAGTCCTATCTGGTGTTTCAATGGCTTTGTCGCTCGCCGGTGGTGGCGCGAATCTCGTCGCCGGTCAGTTTGCCGAACGTATTGGCCTCTTTTCATTTCTTGCAGTCTCTGGCTGTCTGTCAGTAGCTGCTGCCGGACTGCTCTGGATACGTATGACACCGGTCAGGAACGAATTCGTTCGATAATCTCTGCAGAGTTGTCTACTCGTACCAGAAGAGTTTCTCCAGCTAGTTCAATACGAACTGTGAGAATTAGCGGTGCCTCATTCGAAACAACGACTGAACGATCCGTTGCCGCGAATGGAATCGTCCACACCGGCTGATTAAGGACATCAAGCCCTCGATCGTGACAGAACGAAACGACGCCCTCATCGTATAGAATCAGTTCCCCGGCTGAGAGGAAAAATTGGTCTCCACAGGATGGACACGAACTGTATATGCTTGCTACCCCCCGGCTATCTGTGTTGAATGGAATCTGTGGAGGTCGGAGTACATTAATTGTTGTCCGATCGCCACATGTCCTACAGCTTCGGTTTGCGAATGCAAATTGCATCTGACGACAATATCGTTCGAACTGCGTGACTGGATCTGTCCCTGTAGGATCAAGGGCTGGTGGAGTACCGATAATCTCGTAAAGGTGGTTACAGTCAGTACATCGAATCCGAGCGACACTATTTTCAAATACTGCCTCCATTGGTTGACCACAGTAATAACAGCCTGTGTCAAGCGTGTATTTGTAGTCTACATCAGGTCGATCAAGGGTTCCAGATCGGAGTGCATGATAGACGATGCGTCCCTCCACTCGCATCTGATATCCTCCATCGACCCTATCAACGAAAATCCCTTGAAGACGCTGTAGGTGGTAATTGAATTGGCTGCTTGGTATGTCGACAGCCGTCCGGTTCATCAGCTCGGTAAACGTGAGTATCGGTTTTGTTCCCTTCTCTACCCTCGCATCGCCTAGTGCCTTAATTATCTTCGCCCGTATCTCATCACTGATGAGTGCGAAGGGATTCAATTCACTTGATTCCATATACGCATCTAAGGACGCTGGTCTTTCAGTATTTCCATCCGGATTGTTTAAAACAGCATCAGTATGTGACTGCGACGGCCTCGATGACTTCCCATGCTGGCCGTGCGTGCGAACAGGACGGGAGGAACTGCCGAACTAACCACTGCTTCAGTTTTTAATCAACACTTTTAAAGAGACACAAATCCACAGTTCCACCGATTACTGATTCTGGCGTCAATCTCCCAGCCCGATGCTTGTTTAGAACGTTTGGTGGATATAACAGGCAGAGACGTTAACCAAGTCGAACCACTCTGCGCTAGAGTATGTCACACTCTACTCGTCGAATCGAACCCGACGACGAGATGAAAGAGAATATCGAGAAACACAACCGTGGCCAAATCTGTTCCGAGTGTCACTCAAATACGTTAATTACGAGCCCCAATGGGAGGGAACTCGTTTGTGAGACCTGTGGATTAGTTGTTGAAGAACGCAGTATCGACCATGGTCCAGAATGGCGAGCGTTCACCCATCGGGATCGTCAACAGAAAGCTCGAGTTGGCACACCGACGACGCCCACCAAGCACGATAGGGGCCTAACGACGACGATAGACTGGAAAGACAAGGATGCATCTGGCCACACGTTATCGGCCGAGAAACGCAAACAGATGCACCGGCTACGGACGTGGCAAGAGCGTATCCGGGCGAAAAACGCCAACGAGCGTAATCTCCAGTTCGCGCTTGGCGAAATCGATCGAATGGCAAGCGCACTGGGCATCCCGCGTTCGGTGAGGGAAATTGCCTGCGTACTCTATCGCCACGCACTGAATGACGATCTGATTAAAGGTCGATCAATCGAAGGCGTTACAACCAGTTGTTTGTATGCAGCGTGTCGGAGTGAAATGATCCCTCGTAGTCTGGAAGAAGTATCGGCCGTGTCGCGTGTGGAACGAACCGAAATCGGCCGGGCATATCGGTATATCGCATGGGAACTTGGACTCAAAATTGAACCCACTGACCCACATCAGTACATTCCCCGTTTGTGTTCAGAACTCAGCTGTTCTAACGAGATCAAAGAGAAAGCCAACGAAATCATAGACGTCGCAATCAATCAAGGATTACTCTCGGGCAGATCACCCGTTGGTGTTGCCGCAGCAGCGATTTATGGTGCCACGCTTCTTTGTAAGGGAGAAAACACCCAAGCTGAAATTGCCGACGTCGCCAACATTTCTCAAATGACTGTCCGTAAGCGGTATCAAGAGCAGATGAGCGCGCTCAATAGATCGCATTAATTATCGGTACACCCGTAATATTCAAACTTACTTCTAACTGATGATTTAAATCGACACATATACAATCAAGAGGATAAACATTTTTGTGTATTTTTCACAAGCAGGGCAGGTTGAGTGTCTCGGGGCGTGAACTGGGTAGTTCACCACATAATGCTGGTTTACATTCACTGACTACGAAGGACAAAGCTATCCCTGTTGGTGGGAACAGTGGATATGATTTCTCTGGTCACAGGAACGCGACATATCTACAATTTCGACAGTAAATCCTGTCACCATCATGGAAGAGGATTCCATCGGCACACTGTGCACACTTTCCTTCGACAGTCCCGTCGGTAGCGGATTCTGCCTGAGATTTGTATATCACTCGTTCCAACGCGGCGATGCGGCGACGTTGCTCATTGAGTTGCTTCTGCAGACGTTTTGTGTTGTGTCGCTGATGTGCTAGCGAACCACGTCGCCGTCTCCGCTGGTGATACAGCATGATTAATCATACTGTATCTGCTTGCATGGTTGTTGTGCGTGCTCTCGCAAGGACCACTCACCCTCTGAAAAGAGACATGGTATTCGTGGATATTTTCCATAGCTTTCCTTAACGAGAAACCGACTTACTAACTGAAACGGATGGATGCGCTATTACCGAAGATGACAAGCTAAATGTCCGGCTGACTTCGTTTACAGAACAAAGGCAAACGCTCGATACAGTATAAATCCAGTGCCTCCTGCACCAAGGAGTGTGAGCAGCCAAATTGCGACTGTATAAATTGTTTTCCGGACGGAGATACTTTCTGTCCCTTCAGTTAGGCCACTTCCAATGATACTCCAGAGGATAATATTGTTGAACGAGATCGGGTAGCCGAGAATTATCGCGGTTTGAGCGATGATAAACGCCGGAATCAGCGCTGCAATTGAGCGTAGAACGCCAAGCGACGAGTAATCACGTGCGACTGCTTGGAGAATACGTGGCGACCCCATCCATGCTCCTAGCAGAATCCCAATTGCTCCGAACGACAGCAAAATCGTCCCTGAAAGTTGCAGCTGTGATTCGAACAGGGGTTCCAGTGGACCGGTCGCTAAGCCGACTTGACTGCCACCGCTCGAAAAGGCGACTAAACTCCCGAGAGCAATCAAAAAGAGCCGAACTCCACGGTCGATCGAACGATTGAGTGATCGTCGAAGTAATCCGACTGCGACGAGACCCAGAATCAAACTCGTAGATGCCATCACAAGATTGTACTCCCCAATTATCGTCGGGCCAGTCATCATCAACGAGTTAGAAACGTAACTCGCGATGGTTCCCTGTGTAGTATCAGGGGTAGGAATCAGTGCCGAGGGCATATTCGCGACGATGATACCGACGATCCCACCGAGGATCGGGAGCGTGGTTTGTTCGGAAAGACTGGTGCGACGGAGCAAGTGGCCCGTCGT is part of the Haladaptatus sp. R4 genome and encodes:
- a CDS encoding NRAMP family divalent metal transporter, yielding MNETPTTVTTAEGRAVRDYLREMGPSWVAGAIAAGPATMASLLTAGARFNYALLWVVILSAVAGALAQYLAMRLGLLTERGIVGIVEEYLGEWWAWILVIDVVIVAGVAQLVIMKTVASVSSTITGIDARIWGGIWALVLAIGLAGRGYRFIEFFAKILVTAVVLAFVASLSVVPIDPGSAVQGLSPSLPSGSAVVAAGILGGSVHITLITMHSYTMHARGWTDREYSLATFDIVASMLVAFGIYSVAIFLVTASVLTDPNLTTVSAAQALGPLVGSSAKWLFLLGLGGAAVSTLGGNTIVLPFLVADKLGWNTTVEDSRYRTLLAAFALLSAPGAIIGGEVIGQLVLVLALGTVGTPFALAIVLYLLNSKAVPESNSTLANSGGLALLLVSGALAVNFVREQIAGGIDSASGIVLAFAVILGIATLVLLGKYAREETAIR
- the tenA gene encoding thiaminase II; the protein is MSFSSDLETVAEPIWDAIVAHPIVEELGAGTLDEEPFRYWVRQDYIYLIDYARVFAHGATKAPDLEWMGTFAKLLDSTINTEMDLHREYAAEFDITESDLETTDPSPTTRAYTDFLVRIATTGTFGDLVAALLPCMWGFNETGKRLAKKGLPDDDRYASWIEIYAGDEFTELTTWCKELMDDVARNKNEVECERFRNLFRTSARYEYRFWDAAWRQEEWSV
- a CDS encoding SWIM zinc finger family protein; amino-acid sequence: MTEELMACTCPHHVHRNTCCKHMAAVEHATDDGTLEAFPSEDDDDIEPDNYDCDGLGDFSCWPCVRAGRKELPN
- a CDS encoding MFS transporter gives rise to the protein MSTTRRTIFLYYLYQATLSNGFYLPVGIIFLQQQRGFGLDIIGLTQGAFGLALVFAEIPTGYLGDRLGRRSTLALSSVITTLVMALYTVITTPTAYVLLYILWAIGWSLESGTGSAWLYEILSERLDSDEFARVRGRGSTVSLLVSAISAVTAGVLVTVAWPLPFVAGATLSAAGLPVLMALPIVTVDTRRLTLVDGLRTLLTTVTAPGLRWFIVYSAIFYALFDVLRAFEQPAVTGVGVPVAALGVLYAGLKLVSACSAAATGWLADRVGVSDSFRLLIPVVGIAFLLVGVLPVVVVPVVFLVRAIQSIVQPLRAQYVNDRADDMGRATVLSGVSMALSLAGGGANLVAGQFAERIGLFSFLAVSGCLSVAAAGLLWIRMTPVRNEFVR
- a CDS encoding transcription initiation factor IIB family protein, translated to MSHSTRRIEPDDEMKENIEKHNRGQICSECHSNTLITSPNGRELVCETCGLVVEERSIDHGPEWRAFTHRDRQQKARVGTPTTPTKHDRGLTTTIDWKDKDASGHTLSAEKRKQMHRLRTWQERIRAKNANERNLQFALGEIDRMASALGIPRSVREIACVLYRHALNDDLIKGRSIEGVTTSCLYAACRSEMIPRSLEEVSAVSRVERTEIGRAYRYIAWELGLKIEPTDPHQYIPRLCSELSCSNEIKEKANEIIDVAINQGLLSGRSPVGVAAAAIYGATLLCKGENTQAEIADVANISQMTVRKRYQEQMSALNRSH
- a CDS encoding inorganic phosphate transporter, encoding MAILKSFIVVAGAITTSLAMAWALGASSNSPPFAPAVGANALSTMRAAFLLGLLAALGAITQGGNISKTVGEGLIAGVQLTPLAAIAGLLTAAGYIALGVRAGYPIPAAFATTASIVGAGLALGGEPAYGTYREIATFWAAVPVMSITIAYTTGHLLRRTSLSEQTTLPILGGIVGIIVANMPSALIPTPDTTQGTIASYVSNSLMMTGPTIIGEYNLVMASTSLILGLVAVGLLRRSLNRSIDRGVRLFLIALGSLVAFSSGGSQVGLATGPLEPLFESQLQLSGTILLSFGAIGILLGAWMGSPRILQAVARDYSSLGVLRSIAALIPAFIIAQTAIILGYPISFNNIILWSIIGSGLTEGTESISVRKTIYTVAIWLLTLLGAGGTGFILYRAFAFVL